CAGGAAGTCAAGCAAATGATGCTGCTTATAAAGCTTTATTAGAACCAAAAGATCGTGTTGTTGCTATGAGTTTAGATGCTGGTGGTCATTTAACTCATGGATATCATATTAACTTTTCAGGAAATACTTATGATTTTAGATTTTATGGAGTTAATAAAGATACTGAACAATTAGATTATCAAGAAATTGAAAAAATTGTTTTAGAACATCAACCAAAATTAATTGTAGCTGGAGCTAGTGCTTATTCTAGAATTATCGATTTTAAAAAATTTAAAGAAATTGCAGATAAAGTTGGAGCTTATTTAATGGTTGATATGGCTCATATTGCCGGACTAGTAGCTGCTGGAGTGCACCCAAATCCAATGGAATATGCAGATATTGTAACAACAACTACTCATAAAACTTTAAGAGGAGCACGTGGTGGATTAATTTTATGTAAACAAGAGTTTGCAAAAAAAGTTGATTCAGCAGTATTTCCTGGTTCACAAGGTGGTCCTTTAGAAAATCTAATCGCTGGAAAAACTCAAGCTCTTTTAGAAGCTTCAACTGATGAATTTAAAGAATATGGAAAACAAATTGTAAAAAATACTAAAGCTTTAGCTAATGTTTTACAAGAAAATGGTTTAAGACTAGTTGCTGGTGGTAGTGATAATCACTTAATTAATGTTGATGTTAAGTCTACTTTACAAATTACAGGTAAAAAAGCTGAAAAGATTTTAGAATCAATTGGCATTATTTGTAATAAAAATATGATTCCATTTGATACTGAAAAACCTTTTTATACTTCTGGAATTAGACTTGGAACTCCTGCAATGACAACTAGAGGATTTAAAGAAGAAGAATTTAAACAAGTAGGATTAATTATTGTTAATGCTTTAAAAGATCCATCAGAAGAAAATTTAGAAAAACTAGCAAAGCAAGTTAATAGTTTATGTGAAAAATTCCCAATATATCAAAATATTAAATACTAATTTTAAGTACTCTTTTTTTGAGTACTTTTTTTAAAAAAATTTGCTAATTAGAATTATTTGTTATACAATCATTCGAGCGCATAAAAAAGGAGAACATATTATGGCATTTACAGAAATTAAACATCCACTGATTATAGATAAGCTAACTAGAATGAGAAAAACTGAAACTTCTTCAAAAGATTTTAGAGAAAATCTAAACGAAATAGCTCAATTAATGGTTTATGAAATTTTTAGAGATTTAAAATTAGAACCAGTTGAAATAACTACACCAGTTGCAAAAACTACAGGATATACAATTAATCAACCAGTAGTTTTAGTTCCAATTTTAAGAGCAGGAATTGGAATGTTAGATGGGATTCAAAAATTAATTCCAACAGCAAGAATTGCTCATGTTGGTTTATATAGAGATGAAGAAACATTAGAAATTCATCAATATTTTGCAAAAACTACTAAAGATATTGATAAAAGTTATGTAATAGTAGTTGATCCTATGCTAGCAACTGGTGGAAGTGCATGTAAAGCAATAGATATTGTTAAACAATGAGGAGCTAAAGAAGTTAAATTTGTTTGTTTAGTAGCTGTAGAACCTGGTATTAAAAGGCTGCAAGAACAACATCCAGATGTTGAAATTTATGCAGCTTCAAAAGATGAAAAATTAAATGAAAAAGGTTATATCGTTCCAGGATTAGGAGATGCTGGAGATAGAATTTTTGGAACAAAATAATTCATATTTATAAATGATACATTATGTATCATTTTTTTTATTTACTCTAAGTTATACACTTTAAAAAATAAATGTTTTTTTTAAAAAGAGAGTAGAATATATATAAGGAGTTTCATATTTCAAGAAAGGTTCATTAACAATGTTAAAGCAGATTTTTTTAGATAAACAACTGAAAAAAGCTTTAATATTTAACACTGTTTGATGATTGATACTTATTATAATTTTTATAGTATTATCAGTGATTAAAACACTAAATTGGATTAATTTAATAAGTTTAGTTATTGCTTATTTTTGCTCATATATAGCAATATTTTTATTGTTTTTAACTAAATTATTAATTATAAAATATCAAAATCCTTATTTAGTTTATTTAATGTTCCTTTTAAGAATAGGTATATATGTTATTCCACTTTTTATTGCTTTGTTATTAAGTGATGAAAATATTTTTAGTTATTTAGGTATTTTAATTGGTTATAGTTCAAATCTAGCAATACCATTTTTTATACATAAAAGACTAGAAAAGAAAGGAGGAACTTAATGAAACTAGTAACTTTTGCATCAATAAAAGATAATTTAGCTACTTGAAATAAATTTAATGGAATTTTAATAACAATTCTATTAGTTGTTATTATAGTTTGTACAATTTCAATTATTTATAATAAAAAAGTTAGAAATTATAATATTGATGATAAAATGCCAGGCTTTTTAGTACTAGTAAATGTTTTTGTAGCAAGTGTTGAAAATATCGTAGTTTCAATATTAGGTAAAAAATATCAAAAACTTACACCTTATATAATGTATTTATTTGCATATATTTTTATAGGGTGTCTTCTTTCAATATTAGGTCTTGAAGCACAAGGAACTTCTTTTACAGTTACTTTATCTATGGGAATGGTAACTTTTATAATGATTTATTATTTTGGGATTAAATATCAAAAACTGGCTTTTTTTAAAAGATTTAGAAATCCAGTTGAATTATTTACTCAATTTACACCACTAATTTCTATTTCATTTCGTTTATTTGGTAATCTAATTGGTGGATCTATTATTTTAGGTTTATTATATGGATTATTAATTGGTTTTCAATTAAGTTGAGGTGTAAATAATATTGAAGTTGATGGAATGACAAGATGAGCTTCATATGCAATTTGAAATCCTGAATTAGTTGAAAATGGTTATTTAAAACAATATGAATATTGATGAGCAGGACTGAACTTATTTACAACACCAATTATGCCATTTTTACATATGTATTTTGATTTGTTTAGTGGTGTAATTCAATCAACTGTTTTTGCAATGTTAACACTTTCATATTGATCTGCACAAATTGATGATAATGAAAAAAGAGCTGATTTAGTTGATCAAGTTAAAGAAGAAATAACTAATAAATATCAATCATAATATTCTATTAATTAAAGGAGGAATATAACATGTTACACACAGCATTTATTTCAAATATTTTAGCTAATTATTTAGGAGCAATGTCAATAATTTTACCAAACATTTTAGCAGTTGAAGGAAATATTAAATACATTGGAGCTGGACTAGCTTCTGTTGGAATTTTAGGAACTGGGGTTGGGCAAGGTTTAATTGGACAAGGAGCTTGTTTAGCAATTGGACGTAACCCTGAAATGGCTTCAAAAGTAACTTCAACAATGATAGTTTCTGCTGGTATTTCTGAATCTGGAGCGATTTATTCACTAGTTATTGCTATTTTGTTAATCTTTGTTGTTTAGATTTGTTGTTAAGAAAGGATAATAAATTGTGTTATTTCAAGGTTTTAATGTAGTAATTAATGCTACAACTCAAGGTGTTCCAAAGATTGTTGAATCACTTTTTCCAAATTTACCAAACTTTATAGCACACTTATTAGCAACAATTATTTTAGTTATTGTTTTAACAAAATTAGTTTATAAACCATATAAACAAATGATTGAAAAACAAAGACAAAAAATCACTGAAGTATTAAGTGATGCTATTGAAAAACAAACACAAGCAAACATTAAAATAAAGCAAGCAAATACATTATTAGAAGATGCTAAAACTGAATCAGTATCAATTTTAAAAACAGCAAGAATGGATGCTGAAATTCAAAAAAATAAAATTATTGATAATGCTAATTTACAAGCAAGAAACATTCAATCATATGCTCAAAATTCTATTAAACAAGAAAAAATTAAAGCACAATTAGAAATTAAAAATACTATAGTTAATTTAGCTATTAATTCAGCTGAAAAAATTCTAAATAAAGAAATTGATAAAAAGACTAATAAACAACTTATTGAAGAATTTATAAAAGACCTAGATTAATATGATTTTAAAAGAAACTACAATAAATAATTATGCAACTGCTTTATTTAATATTGCTGTTAAAGAAAAGTTAGTTGATGATTATATTATTCAAGTTGATGCTTTAATAAAAAGTTTAAAAGATAAAGATGAATTTAATAAGCTTGTAAGTTTTTCTAATAAGCAAGAAAAACAAGATGCTATTTTAATTATTGAAAATACTTTTAGCTCATTTGGGTTTGATATTTATCTAATTAATGCACTAAAGATATTAGTTGAAAATCAATTATTTATAAATACAAGAATGATTCTAAAAGTTTTATATAAAAAATTACTTGCTTATAAAAATATAGTTTTAGGTGAAGTATATTCAACTGAAAAACTAACTAAAACCCAATTAAATGCAATTAAGAAAAAAATTTCAAATAAAGTTAATAAAAAAGTTGAACTAGTTAATAAAATTGATCCAACTCTAATTGGTGGAATAAAAGTTAGTGTTGAAGATAAAGTTTTTGATGGTTCTATTAAAGCTAAATTAGAAGCTCTTAAAAAGCAAATGAATACATAAGGAGGTTTAAGATGAGTTTTAATATCAAAGAAATCTCTGAGATGATAGAAAAACAGATAAGAAATTATAATAAAGAAATAGTTCAAACAGAACAAGGAACAGTTGTTAGTGTTGGGGATGGAATTGCATTAATTTATGGATTAGATAATGCAATTATGGGTGAATTTTTAAAGTTTCCAAATAACGTTTATGGAATGGTTTTAAATTTAGAAGAATCAGCAGTTGGAGCTGTTATTTTAGGTGATGAAACTTTAATTAGAGAAGGAGATATAGTAAAAAGAACTAATAAAGTTGTTGAAACTCCAGTTGGTGATGCTTTATTAGGTCGTGTTATTAATGCTTTAAGCAAACCAATTGATAATCTAGGTCCAATTAATTTTACAAAAACTAAACCTATTGAAAGAGTAGCAACTTCAGTTATGGCTAGAAAATCTGTTTCTCAACCTTTAGAAACTGGAATTTTAGCAATTGATTCAGCTATTCCTATTGGTAAAGGACAACGTGAATTAATTATTGGAGATAGACAAACTGGAAAAACTGCTATTGCAATTGATGCTATTATTAATCAAAAAAACAAAAACGTTAAATGTATTTATGTAGCAATTGGTCAAAAAGATTCAACTATTGTTCAAGTAGTTGAAAAACTTAAAAAATATGGTGCTATGGAATATACAGTTGTTGTTAATGCTGGAGCAAGTCAACCAGCTCCACTACAATATTTATCACCATATGTTGGAATAACTATTGCTGAAGAGTGAATGGAAAATGGAAGTGATGTTTTAATTGTTTATGATGATTTATCAAAACATGCTGTAAGTTATAGACAAATGTCACTATTATTAAGAAGACCACCAGGTAGAGAAGCTTATCCTGGAGATGTGTTTTATTTACATTCAAGATTATTAGAACGTGCTGCTAGAGTAAATGAAAATTATGGTGGTGGTTCAATTACTGCTTTACCAATTATTGAAACTCAAGCAGGAGATATTTCAGCTTATATTCCAACTAATGTTATTTCAATTACTGATGGACAAATCTTTTTATCAAGTGAATTATTTAATCAAGGTATTAGACCAGCTGTTGATATTGGTCCTTCAGTTTCAAGAGTTGGATCTAGTGCACAAATTAAATCAATTAAACAAGTATCTGGAACTTTAAAATTAGAATTAGCTCAATATTATGAATTAGAATCATTTGCAAAATTTGGATCTGATTTAGATGAATCAACTAAAGCTACTTTAGATCAAGGTGCAAAAATTATTCAAATGTTAATTCAAAAACAACACAATCCTTTAGAACAAGTTGATCAAGCTATTTTATTACTAACAATTAAATCACATTTAATAAAATGATTACCTGTTGAAAGTATTTATAATTTCAAACATGAAATTTTATCACACTTTAAAAATGATAAAAATGCCTTTGAACTTAGAAAAAAACTAGATGAACAAAAAACTTTTGATGATCAATTACAACAACAAATACTAAAAGAAGCTCAAAAAGTAGTTTTAAAAATTACTAAAAATATTAATGAATATAAACCAGAAACATTTGGTAATATTTCAGAATATCAAAATTTAGGTAAATAGTATGCCAAATTTAAAAGGATTAAAAACAGAGATTTTATCTGTTAAAAATATTTCAAAAATTACTAATGCAATGCAATTAGTAGCTTCAGCAAAACTAAGAAAAATTAGTAAAAAAGTAATTGATACTCATAATTATGTAAGTGAAGTTTATTCTTTATTTAACGATATTATTAGTCAAACTGATAAATCTGTTTTTCTAAAAGATAGTAATTTTGAAACTAAAAAAACTTTATGAATTGTTATTAATTCTAATTTAGGTTTATGTGGTGGATATAATTCTAATGTTAATAAATTAGTTTTACAAAACTTTAAAACTAATGATGAAATTTTTGCAATTGGTTCTAAAGCTGTTTCTTTTTTTAAATCTAAAAAAATTAAAATTAGAGATCAAGTTACAAACATTGATATTAATTTTACAAATGAAAAAGCTAAAATTATTAGTAATGATTTATTAGCTATGTATACTAATCATGAATTTGATGAAATTAAAATAGTATATACTAAATTTATTAATAACGTTACTTTTGAACCAGCAATTATTAGAATTTTTCCAATAGTTAAATCAGAATTACATTTCACTCATAAACAAAAAATTATTTTTGAACCAGATGCTGATCAAATCTTAAATAACACTATTTCTATTTATATAAATGCGATTATTTATGGAACAGTTATAGAATCACAAGTTAGCGAACAAGCTTCAAGAAGAACTGCTATGGAAAACGCAACAAACAATGGTCAAAATCTTGAACATGAGTTAAGTTTAAAATACAACAGACAACGCCAAGGTGCTATTACTCAAGAAATTAGTGAAATTGTTTCTGGAGCAAACGCCCAATCTTAGGAGGATATATGGTATCTAAAAACATAACAGATAAAAAAAAGAATCAATCTATTGGAAAAGTTATTCAAGTATTAGGACCAGTTGTTGATGTTAAGTTTTCAGAAAACAATATACCAAAGATTTATGATGCTTTAATTGTTGATAATAATGGTAAAAAACTAGTTTTAGAAGTTGAACAAAACATTGGTGATGAAATAGTTAGAACTATTGCAATGGGTCCAACTGAAGGATTAAAAAGAGGATTAGATGTAATTAATACTAATTCTCCAATCACAGCTCCTACTGGAATTGAAGTTTTAGGGAGAATGTTTAATGTATTAGGTGATCCAATTGATGAAAAACCTGATTTAGATGTTAAAAGAGAACCAATACATAAAGATGCTCCAAAATATGAAGAACTAGTTACAACAACTGAAATTCTAGAAACTGGAATTAAAGTTATTGATTTAATGATTCCATTTACAAAAGGTGGAAAAGTTGGATTATTTGGTGGAGCTGGAGTTGGTAAAACTATTTTAATTCAAGAGTTAATTAATAATATTGCAAAAGCTCATAATGGGGTTTCAGTTTTTGCTGGAGTTGGTGAAAGAACTAGAGAAGGAAATGATTTATATCATGAATTCATTGAAGCTGGAGTTTTAAATAAAACTTGTTTAGTATTTGGTCAGATGAATGAACCACCAGGAGCTAGAATGCGTGTTGCTTTAACTGGTTTAACTATTGCTGAATATTTTAGAGATCAAAAAAATATGGATGTTTTATTATTCATAGATAATATTTTTAGATTTACTCAAGCAGGTTCAGAAGTTTCAGCTTTACTAGGTCGTATGCCTTCAGCTGTTGGATACCAACCAACTTTATCAACTGAAATGGGTTCACTACAAGAACGTATTACTTCAACAAAAAACGGATCAATTACTTCAGTTCAAGCAGTATATGTTCCTGCTGATGACTTAACAGATCCAGCACCAGCTACAACTTTTACTCACTTAGATGCACGTATTGTTTTAGATAGATCTATTGCTAGTTTAGGAATTTATCCAGCAGTTGATCCTTTAGCTTCTTCATCAAGAGTTCTAGATCCAGAAATTGTTGGACAAGAACATTATGATATTGCTTTAAGAGTACAAATTGCACTTCAAAAATATCAGGATTTACAATCAATTATTGCAATTTTAGGTATGGATGAATTAAGTGAAGAAGATAAGTTGATTGTTCAAAGAGCAAGAAAAATCAGAAACTTCTTATCTCAATCATTTTTTGTTGGTGAAAAATTTACAGGAAGACCTGGGGTTTTTGTTAAAGTAAATGATACTGTTAGATCATTTAAATCAATTTTAGATGGTGAAGTTGATTATATTCCTGAAACATACTTCTTATATTCTTCAACTATTGATGATGTTATTGAAAAATATAACAAAGATAAAGATAAATAATGGGAATTAAATTAAAAATCTTAACACCTAATGGTACTTTTGTTGAAAATAAAGAAGTAGATATAATTAATCTTAAAACTATAGATGGAGATATTGGGGTTTTAGCTAATATGGCTCCATTTGTAACAGCTTTAAGAAATGATATTTTAAACTTTAAAGAAAAAAACACATATACTTATATACATGTTGATCAAGGCTTAGTAGTTATTAGTAAAAATCAATGTAAGATTATTACTGAAAATTTATATTTAGTAGATAAACAAGACAGAGAACTACCTACTCCTTTAAAACTAACATAATAAAATAAAAACCTATACTAGTTCTAAATTAATAGAAATAGTATAGGTTTTTTTAATGCTTGTTTAAACTTATTTACCAGGTCTTTTAAATAAGCTAAATATAGAACCTTTTCTTCTTTCAACTTTAAAAAAGATAAAGAAGAATGCAAGAATAAAGAAGGCAATTACAATTAAAATAATAAAGATAATTAGAGATCTACGGTTAGCTTTTTTTTCTAAATCTTTAATTTTTTCATCAGATAAAATTGGTACTTGTCAATATTCTTCTAAGGCATTTTTAACATATTTAACTGATAATAAAACAATTATATGAATTAAAATTATAGCTAAAAATATACCTAATAAAATGTAATAAGGTGTTAGTTGTCCTGGTTGAACAAAATATTGTTTTAAAGTTATTCTAACAACTGTTTCATGATCTTGAAGTTTAGCTGAACCTCATTTAAATATCACATACATTGTATAAATAATAGCAGCTACAATTAAATAAATATATGCAGCTAAACAAAATCAGTTAGCATAATATGGCTTTTTAATTTGTTTTTCATACATTTTTTTAATTAATAAAGGTGGAATACCTTCTTCTGGTTTTTTAGGATAAGGTATATGTAGTTTTTGAGCTTGATATTCTTCAGTTCTATGTTGCATATCTTTTAAATATTTATTATAGTTACTAAATAATGTTGAAGCTACAACGATATAAATAATACAACAAACACTAAGAATAGCTATTATTACAGATAAATGTCATACTTTAAAACCATTCATTGTAAATAATCAACTTTGAAGAGTTTTGTGATATTGTTTAATATTATTTGGATCGTATAAAAATTGATAATAGTGATTAATTAAAAATACTGTAAAATAACCAATTAATCCTACTAAAATAAAAATACTAATAAATGATTTTATACTATTAAATCTAACTATTCTTCTAATTTTTTTATCAGGAATAAATTTAACTTGTTGATCTGAATTTGAATTGTTATATTCTACTTGTTGTAAATTATATTCTTGTTGGTCATAATATTGATCTTGATAATTTTGATCATATCTATAATCTTGATCATAATATCTGTCATCATCATAATCACTATATTGATTTTGGTCATATCTATTATCATAGTACTGATTATGATAATTGTTATTTTTATTATCATTTTGATAATATCTATCGTTTTGATTATTGCGTTGCGAATTATTAGATTGATAATTATTATGATTATTTCGATTATTAGATGAGTTATAATCGCGCATTGATTTCTCCTTATTTGTAAGTATATTTTTATATAATTTTATAAAAATCAAGTAATTCAAATTATTTAACAACAAAACTTTTTTATTTAAATATACAAATTTGACAATTCTATTTTTTATTAAAGATAACTTATTTTAAATTGTATTATATATTAGGTTTTTAAAGTATAATTAAATAGTTAAGGTGGTGATTATTTTATGATAAGTATAGTTTTTTCAGTCGATGAGAGTCCTGAGTCCCATAGTAAGAAAAAATATCGATTAAATACTGTTATAAATAATCCCATAACTAGTGTTTTATAGGTGTTTTATAACATTATTTAATCCTGTAAAGGAGTGAAGAAATGTTTTTATTTAAAAAGAGAAAGTTTTCTCCTAAAAAAATAACAAGACACAAAAAAAAGACTCATTTTGCAAATGAAAGATTTATAAAACAAGTTAGTAATTTAGAACAAAACGAAGTATTAGAAATAATGCAATTACAACATTTTGGTTTAACTAATGAACAATATGAATCAAGATTAAAAAAATATGGTACTAATGAATTAAAAAAGAAAAGATTCAATTTAATAGCTGAATTTTTACACGCTTTTTTTGGACCATTTAATATTGTTTTATTACTAATTTCTTTATACAATTTTATTTCATATGCAACAAATGGGTTTTATCAAGATACAAATTCAAGTGATTCTAAATTTGAATTAGTTGGAGCATTAATTATTTTAGTAATGGTTTTAGCTAGTGGGTTAGCTTCATTTATTCAATCTTTACGTTCTCATTTAGTGACTAAAAAAATTAGTTCTATTGTTAAAAGTACTACTAATATCATTAGACATAAAAATGATGAAGATGTAGAAGATTATTTAAAAATTACTAAAAGAAATCAATTAGATTTAATTAGACTTGGTGAAGAAATTGATGTTAAGCAATTAGTTCCAGGTGATTTAATCTATTTATCAAGTGGTGATATGTTACCAGCTGATGCTAGAATCATTCAATCAACTGATTTATTTATTAATCAATCATCTTTAACTGGAGAATCAATACCAGTTGAAAAACATGCAAACAATAAAAAAAATACAAATAATATTTTAGATTTAGAAAATATTTGCTATACAGGAACTAGTGTTGTTTCTGGTAGTGCTTTAGCTGTAGTTTTAGCAACTGCAAATGACACTTACTTTTCAACTATTAGTAAAGCCATTTTAGAAAAACGTCCTGATTCAAGTTTTACTAAAGGAATTAAACAAGTAACAAGAATGTTATTAATTTTTATGCTTGTAATGGTTCCAACTGTTTATTTAGCAAAATCAATTATTGGAACTATTTCAAGTGGTGGAAGTTTTGATAATATTAAAGACAATCCTTGATTTCAAGCAATCTTTTTTGCTGTAGCAGTTGCAGTTGGATTAACTCCTGAAATGTTACCAATGATAGTAACTACTAATTTAGCAAATGGAGCTTCTAAAATGTCAAAACAAAAAGTTGTTGTAAAACAATTAGAAGCAATTCAGTCACTTGGAGCTATTGATGTTTTATGTACTGATAAAACTGGTACATTAACAAATGATAAAATCGAACTTGTTGACTATTTAAGAGTGGATAAAAAAGCAGATCCAACATTACTAAAATATTTATATATTAATAGTTATTATCAAACTGGGTTAAAAAATCCAATGGATAAAGCAATTGTTGATTATGTTAATAAACACAATCATAACTTTTCTATTCAAGATATTACTAAAATTGATGAAATACCTTTTGATTTTAATAGAAGAAAACTAACTATTATTTTTGATGATGAAAACGAAAAACGTTTTATGGTTACAAAAGGTAGTGTTGAAGAAATTTTAAATTCTTGTACAAGAGTTATTCAAGATGATAAAGTTGTTAATTTAACTGATACTTTTAAAAGACAAATTATTGCTTATTATGAAACTATTAATCAGCAAGGTAAACGTCTATTAGGTGTTGCTTATAAAAAAATTAGAGATAATCAAGCTAAGTTTAGTCCAAAAGATGAAGAATCATTAATCTTTATGGGATTTGCATCATTTTTAGATACACCAAAGCCATCAACAAAACAAACTATTAAGTTATTAAAAAAATATGGTGTTGATTTAAAAATTTTAACTGGAGATAGTGAACCTATAACTAGAGCTATTTGTAAAATGGTTAATTTAGATATCAAAGGTTTAGTAACTGGTGAAGAAATTGATGCTGCTAGTGAATATGAATTAAAAAAGATTGTTGAAGATAATAATATTTTTGTTAAGTTAAATCCGTTACAAAAAGTAAAAATTATTCAAGTTTTAAAACAAAATAATCACGTAGTTGGTTATATGGGAGATGGTATTAATGATGCTCCTGTGTTAAGACAATCTGATGTTGCTATTTCAGTTAATAATGCAACAGAAATTGCAAAAGATGCTAGTGATATTATTTTATTAGAAAAATCATTACTAGTTTTAGAAAAAGGAATTATCCAAGGAAGAACTATTTTTGGAAATATTTTAAAATATATTAAAATTACAACTGCTTCTAATTTTGGTAATGCTTTATCAGTTTTAATTGGAACAGTTTGATTGCCATTTTCACCAATGGCACCAGCTCAAATTTTATTACAAAACTTAATTTATGACTTTTCACAATTTGGAGTAGCATTAGATAGAGTTGATTCTACATTTTTAACTTCTCCACAACGATGGCAATCAAAAGATCTTTTACCATTTACAACAATTAATGGTTCGATAAGTACGATTTTTGATTTAATTACATTTGCAATTGCTGGTTATTATTTTGGCTTTATTACTAGTTATAATAGTGCAATAGCTCAAAATAATAGTTTATTAGCAGCTCAATCACTAGCTCAATTCCATGCTTGTTGATTTATTATTGGATTATTATCTCAAACATTTGTTTTCCAAATATTGCGTACTGAACAACTACCAGTAATTCAATCTCGTTCAACTTGACCAGTTTATGTAATTGGAGCACTAGCTACAATAATGGCGTTTTCTATTGTTTATATAAGTCAAATTGGAACTTTAGTTCAACTGCAAAGTCCTGGTTTGATTTATATTCCAATTTCTATAGCTATTATATTTAGTTATTGTTTAATAGCTCAATTAGCTAAAGTAGGTTATAAAAAAGTCTTTAAAAAATGATTATAAAATAAGATATATAATTTTACTACAAAAGTTCAAATACAAAATTTGTGTTTGAACTTTTTCTTTTTATTAAAAATATTTTTACAAATTAATTTTAAAAACCATAATTTTGATAAATTTGTCAAAAATTCTTTAAATGCTTTAAAGAGAGATAATTATTATACAAGGAGATGATAACATGTACACTTTTGCATTTATTTCTTTAAGTAGTTTATATAATTAATTTCATATTTAAATAGAATAATAGAAAATGAGTGATTTATATGGCTTTAAATTTA
This genomic window from Mycoplasma mycoides subsp. capri contains:
- the atpG gene encoding ATP synthase F1 subunit gamma, whose amino-acid sequence is MPNLKGLKTEILSVKNISKITNAMQLVASAKLRKISKKVIDTHNYVSEVYSLFNDIISQTDKSVFLKDSNFETKKTLWIVINSNLGLCGGYNSNVNKLVLQNFKTNDEIFAIGSKAVSFFKSKKIKIRDQVTNIDINFTNEKAKIISNDLLAMYTNHEFDEIKIVYTKFINNVTFEPAIIRIFPIVKSELHFTHKQKIIFEPDADQILNNTISIYINAIIYGTVIESQVSEQASRRTAMENATNNGQNLEHELSLKYNRQRQGAITQEISEIVSGANAQS
- the mgtA gene encoding magnesium-translocating P-type ATPase, whose amino-acid sequence is MFLFKKRKFSPKKITRHKKKTHFANERFIKQVSNLEQNEVLEIMQLQHFGLTNEQYESRLKKYGTNELKKKRFNLIAEFLHAFFGPFNIVLLLISLYNFISYATNGFYQDTNSSDSKFELVGALIILVMVLASGLASFIQSLRSHLVTKKISSIVKSTTNIIRHKNDEDVEDYLKITKRNQLDLIRLGEEIDVKQLVPGDLIYLSSGDMLPADARIIQSTDLFINQSSLTGESIPVEKHANNKKNTNNILDLENICYTGTSVVSGSALAVVLATANDTYFSTISKAILEKRPDSSFTKGIKQVTRMLLIFMLVMVPTVYLAKSIIGTISSGGSFDNIKDNPWFQAIFFAVAVAVGLTPEMLPMIVTTNLANGASKMSKQKVVVKQLEAIQSLGAIDVLCTDKTGTLTNDKIELVDYLRVDKKADPTLLKYLYINSYYQTGLKNPMDKAIVDYVNKHNHNFSIQDITKIDEIPFDFNRRKLTIIFDDENEKRFMVTKGSVEEILNSCTRVIQDDKVVNLTDTFKRQIIAYYETINQQGKRLLGVAYKKIRDNQAKFSPKDEESLIFMGFASFLDTPKPSTKQTIKLLKKYGVDLKILTGDSEPITRAICKMVNLDIKGLVTGEEIDAASEYELKKIVEDNNIFVKLNPLQKVKIIQVLKQNNHVVGYMGDGINDAPVLRQSDVAISVNNATEIAKDASDIILLEKSLLVLEKGIIQGRTIFGNILKYIKITTASNFGNALSVLIGTVWLPFSPMAPAQILLQNLIYDFSQFGVALDRVDSTFLTSPQRWQSKDLLPFTTINGSISTIFDLITFAIAGYYFGFITSYNSAIAQNNSLLAAQSLAQFHACWFIIGLLSQTFVFQILRTEQLPVIQSRSTWPVYVIGALATIMAFSIVYISQIGTLVQLQSPGLIYIPISIAIIFSYCLIAQLAKVGYKKVFKKWL
- a CDS encoding FoF1 ATP synthase subunit delta/epsilon, which translates into the protein MGIKLKILTPNGTFVENKEVDIINLKTIDGDIGVLANMAPFVTALRNDILNFKEKNTYTYIHVDQGLVVISKNQCKIITENLYLVDKQDRELPTPLKLT
- a CDS encoding MSC_0882 family membrane protein, giving the protein MRDYNSSNNRNNHNNYQSNNSQRNNQNDRYYQNDNKNNNYHNQYYDNRYDQNQYSDYDDDRYYDQDYRYDQNYQDQYYDQQEYNLQQVEYNNSNSDQQVKFIPDKKIRRIVRFNSIKSFISIFILVGLIGYFTVFLINHYYQFLYDPNNIKQYHKTLQSWLFTMNGFKVWHLSVIIAILSVCCIIYIVVASTLFSNYNKYLKDMQHRTEEYQAQKLHIPYPKKPEEGIPPLLIKKMYEKQIKKPYYANWFCLAAYIYLIVAAIIYTMYVIFKWGSAKLQDHETVVRITLKQYFVQPGQLTPYYILLGIFLAIILIHIIVLLSVKYVKNALEEYWQVPILSDEKIKDLEKKANRRSLIIFIILIVIAFFILAFFFIFFKVERRKGSIFSLFKRPGK
- the atpD gene encoding F0F1 ATP synthase subunit beta, yielding MVSKNITDKKKNQSIGKVIQVLGPVVDVKFSENNIPKIYDALIVDNNGKKLVLEVEQNIGDEIVRTIAMGPTEGLKRGLDVINTNSPITAPTGIEVLGRMFNVLGDPIDEKPDLDVKREPIHKDAPKYEELVTTTEILETGIKVIDLMIPFTKGGKVGLFGGAGVGKTILIQELINNIAKAHNGVSVFAGVGERTREGNDLYHEFIEAGVLNKTCLVFGQMNEPPGARMRVALTGLTIAEYFRDQKNMDVLLFIDNIFRFTQAGSEVSALLGRMPSAVGYQPTLSTEMGSLQERITSTKNGSITSVQAVYVPADDLTDPAPATTFTHLDARIVLDRSIASLGIYPAVDPLASSSRVLDPEIVGQEHYDIALRVQIALQKYQDLQSIIAILGMDELSEEDKLIVQRARKIRNFLSQSFFVGEKFTGRPGVFVKVNDTVRSFKSILDGEVDYIPETYFLYSSTIDDVIEKYNKDKDK